CCTTTTCCTCCTCGCTTTCCTCTTATTTCAACTTTTTAACTCTACATATCTTAAGTCTAaagtttttcttagtttttttattttttattttaattttttgaaatggtaGGCTATACTCTCTGGATGCTCAGCTGGAGGATTGACAACAATCTTGCATTGTGACAACTTCAGAGCTTTATTATCAAAGAATATTAAAGTTAAATGCTTTTCAGATGCTGGTTATTTTGTTGACATGTAAATATTCTTCTtcctcattaaatttttattttttttgataattaaactCTCACAATTTATGTTCAATAATTATTACCTTTTATCTATTTAATTCTTCATACTATTAACAGTTTAATCTATATATATTCCCAGCAAGGATATTTCAGGGAAAGCATTTATTGAAAAATACTTCAACGATGTTCTCACTTTACATGTATGTTTATTTTCCCACTTTTTCATTGTCTATTATTAAATTGAAaagtgtatattttttttttgctcttacattttattttattttttgaatttaggGCTCCGCCAAGAATTTGCCTCCATCATGTACTTCAAAGTTGAAATTGGGTTTGGTAAGTGCAATATAATATCAAGCACTAATACTTGGTTGAGCAGGGGATCTCTCAAATGTAAGATCTTAAGCTCGAATTCATAGATTTGTCTAGCGTGGTTGATTTGCCAATTATTACACTGTAATGAGGTTTACCCCGTAcgcattcaaaaaaaaaataacaactgCCGGTTCCTTTGTCGTGAAAAAGTAATATCaagaactatttttttattcaacaaCATTATGGGGGTCTTGTTAATCAATTCCTCTATGGCAATAACAATTTTaccaataattatttaaaattttgtaatttAATTCCTCTAGGTAATTACATATATTACGaattatcaaataaattaatgaaattCCAAAtgtaagattattatttttttatttaaatggtGCAGTGTTTTTTCCCTCAAAATGTGGCTCAACAAATTCAAACGCCACTTTTCATTATAAATTCAGCCTATGATGATTGGCAGGTTAGTTTATTAGATCTTTCAAATATGtttcacaatattttttttcattttttcctttatattttatttgcttTTTTCCTGAACTTTTTATGTGTTTTCTTTAAACTAAGATAAGGAACATTTTGGTGCCTCCTGGTACTGATCCTAAGGGTGTATGGAAGAGCTGCGGAGCTAATATAAAATATTGCACACAAGATCAGCTCAAAGTTCTTCAAGGTTagtaatattttcaaatttttcaatTCATTATTTATTCGTCATCAGTTTATTTACTTTTCCCTAAATAGCCTGGTAAACAAAGCATCCCGCGATAGCAGTATTTGGAGAAGGGCCGCACCCCAAGAGATGTTATGTAGATCGTCGATCTATCCTATTGATGCTTCCATGGTTCAAACTCGTGACTTATAGATCACATGGAGACAATTTAACTGTTGTTGTAAACAATTTtctaatttatcaaattttgtTTTAACTAACTtcgaaaaattattttaggTTTCAGAGTGAATTTTTTGAAGGCATTGGAAGGGCTAGGGCAATCTTCAACAAGAGGATATTACATCAACTCTTGCTTTTCACATTGCCAAACTCAAAAACAAGCTTATTGGTTTGGTCCCAATTCACCTAGATTATTCAACAAGGTAAAGCTAATTAGTAGATTTATAGTTTGTTTGGTCAAGGTTTTGGGaggtcaaaaatattttttttttcttttaaaaattatttttaaaaaaataaataaaaatatggtatttggctaagcttttgaaagaaaataagtaattGAGAGTAGTAGAAATTGTTTTTCcccaaaagtatttttttttttttgaaaaacactttTGATAAAAATACATTCTTAAAAATTTGGTCAAACACTAATTGTTGCTcaaaagtgttttaaaatttattggtcAAACACAAACTGCTTCTTACAAAAATTACTTttagaaaaatactttttaaaataaattgattttagaAACTTGGCTAAACATGCAAATATTAAGCTCTCTCACTTCAGAAATTTCTTCGTCCTTTTTTCCTATATAATTTTGTTTAATAATTGCCGTTTTGGGCTTaaaatgaatatataatatttcCTTCCTTGAAAATCTATGAATATTagagtctacatgatatatagCTATTAAAGCAAGAACTGCTCCTTTTTTCTTATTACAGACAATAGCTGAAGCAGTAGGAGATTGGTTTTTGGATAGAAATCAATTTCGACAGATTGATTGCCCTTATCCTTGTGACAAAACATGTGTTTAATTATATGTCTTTTGCTTTGAGCTTTGATATGGAGATTGTGATATAGGAAGAAGGATAACTAGTTCTTTGGATCAATGGAATtgtatcatcatcataaaaatGAGAAATTTATACATTTATTTGGACAAATTCCTATATGAAACGTTGTATTTTCTTTAGTTATCATTTGTATACGATGTTTATACAGCACGAGCAAAGGCCGGAATCATCGTAGGGAAAATTATCCATCAAATTGCAAGTGTAATGTTTTGGTTTCCCAAATAATTGAATCCCTTGATAAAGATATAAGTATTTGTCATTTAATGGTGTAACTTTCACAACTGttagattttaaatttttattttaattataaatattgttAATTTCATTTTTCCTGGGTgcatttataataatttatatccTATGATACACTATTACTATAATTGTAAAATCATATCGATTGctgttttttttattaaaaaaaattgctgattatttgttttaaaaaattgcAAACATGGgagatttaaaataaaatatacttaaaACTGCCAAGTGGCAGATGCACACAATAAAAGTGATAAATTGGGTGGTTTTTTTCTTGCACCCACAtccctttttctctttctttttgatttttttttctttctagtttTCTTCATATCTATATATTAGAAACaaataactaattaaaaaacataattactaactaaagaacttaattacgtaattttttaaaaaagaaaaacgtAAACGTCAAAGCCACATTAATCGGTTAACAGAATTCGCAGAGAAACTTTAGGAAAAGGTGAAAACTAAATTAtgtaatttgaaaataataacatatttttaaatGATTAAATAGATGCCAATCGATAAAGATAAGTATTCTGATTCTGACTAGGATACAAATAAGAGTCCAAAatttttttatagattttttaacatttttaaattgaaattgaaattactagcaaataaaaaattaaattatttgaaattttaattatttaaaaatgaaatattgCGGTTTATGATCCCTTTCCCCTAAAATGGATGcggtatataaaaaaattgaatttttggtattattattttattaaatgataaattcGAATTGTGTatcaaaaattgattttaaaaaaaagatgtcAAAGTTTAAAAGTtagttaattatttataaaatatgtatattttacaAATATTATACATTAACGTACTACTTTGATATGCGTTACTTGAGCTGACAGTTTTttgaaaactatttttttatctttacagggtaaggtaaggtctacGTATATTTTACCATTTTAAGACTTTACTTGTGAAATTACATTagtatattattgttattatattatatattattattgtagaACAGATAACAcatttttcttctattatttTGGTGGACTGCTATACAAGTAATTAAAAAtctctttaattaattaatacaacTATGGTGCTTTTAAAATTTGTAGAATTTTACAATTGGAATAGAATTTATGTTAAATATTGTGATGGAGGATCCATTACGGGAGATGTTGAAGCAATTGATCCTGTaagtcaaattatatatatattcttcaaAACTCCTAATTTTTTAATTAGTGGAGTACTGATTATAATATTTAAAggttttttttctaattaaaacTCCAAATTTGACAGGGTACTGGACTTCATTATAGAGGGCAAGGATATTCAAAGCTATTATGGAGGAATTATTGGCCCAaggaatgaagaaatctcaaaatGTACGATCACATCGAACTtcttacttttatatatatttctatttcTTCTATATTAGAAAAGGCTTAGTTTCAACATGGCATAATGTTAATAAATTATGAGGATATACTTGACTTTTCAAGTATTAATATTGCATTTCCAAATTGTACAAAAAGTAAGATGAGTAGTACTTTTAGCTTGGTGTTTATTGTTTACATGTGTATTGCACTACCTCTTATCAAAACTTTTACTCTTTTCCACAGGCTTTATCCCCATTTCTTTCTTCAGAAATGTCACCATAGAACAGTTGAGAGGaaaacatacttcaaaatagcaAGAAATTCTTGAAAGTTCTGTTCTTTTGGAAAACAAATCGAGTCTAACTTAGTTGTGTAATCCGACAATGTCTGCCTAATCTGATAAGCatctataaaaaataaagagatcTGCAAAAATAGCTTACCAAAGCCAAGATGAGTAAGAGGAAGAGAATCGATATTTATCCAAGGTAATATTGCTTCCGCTTTACTTCTATTTTCAGTTGTCCTTTGCTTTGTTCATCATTTCagatttttcattttatatctcactttttttggattctttttCAGAAATTTGTAATAGCAGTTCGACCTTTGCTCTAGCAATACTGTATTTATCACTAAcaggaaaaaaaaatcttttatatttttcatcGTCCTATTTCGATATCTTAGATCATATTTTTCAAGCATAAAATTTAAAAGGACAATAATAGAAGTATTGTTCTAGGGATTTTTTTCTCTGTCGGGCCCAAcagaaaaaattgaatttactgaAGGCTACTGCAAAATTTCACTTTTATCTCTTTGATCAAGCTTTTTGGAAGTTTTTTAAATAGCCTGTTTGGCTTGACTTTTAAAATTATcttattttggaaaatatttttggtaaGAACTCTTTTGTATTTGATCgatcaatttcaaatatatctttgagaaattattAGTGTTTGGATAACTTTTAAAAAGTGAccccaaatatatttttttaaaaggtgaatttaagcagaattatatttttTAGCTCCTGAAAACTGCTACTTTCTagatgtatttattttttgacaaaaatttagtcaaataatttattttaaaaaaataaacacttTACATATCTCAAAAAGTTTAGCCAAATACGCTATGTACTATTTGAGATGCTAGCGCTAACTTCcacaaagaaaaatttgaaaaatggtcagtttattttttatttaatttattaggAGTCGGCTAGACTTTAATATACTTGCTTAATAATTAAGTGGTGAGAATAATTGTACTTCaaacaaatgacaaatatttcatcttttaatgGTAACATTAGTAGACCTAGACAAGTGTAACActccctaaaatgttgtatgtggtgatactgcttctatatttttggcataactttttataggatggtccaactaaggtgattcaaatttttgaataactccaacattattacctacaactttcgtgAGACCATATCTTACGATTCGGAAGTTAAGTAgttcaaataaattatattttgcaagacatggtgttgtgacgaaatgaagtatttgtagaagaaaaatcatatctcaatgTAAGGtactccaaatcggttgattcttgaacgacatgaaagttgacttctagagctacaattcatataacaccaaatcctaatgaggaagttatcttgttcaaacgcagcttcgaaaaagagtattccgttaaaagaaggttcatctcagcaatcatgaaaagatctagatccatttgacatcactcatgatatcaatagtcctccatttgacatcattcatgacatcgcaatcctccattgaattttcaagatcattctttgtaattatttttatttattgttaggtccctcctccacacctataaatactcacctcattttctcattttattcatcaagctttctcaaacaactcttctctcgatacacttctttactcattctcaaatataatttaattttttagtagtgtagaaatactattccgacaattcttatactccgggtagtacacaaaatgctccggcgagaagaataggctaggggttcaagagtgttcattgagttcttcaatttggagtaaagcttcagatttcaggtatgtaaggcattcatagcattggattgagttcgtctatgcgcccaatatttaaattcatcataattgagttaaagttgagttttatcctaattcttgaattctaaatgagttaattcttcttctattgagttagatatatttatgcattgagattattattatttttatctctcatattattggaattgttgttcgtggctactttctcatgaatcctaattgatttgatgttcatgaatatttttacatgtgtggcttttaatattcattgacaaaaagagtgatttgaattaatactatatatgtattttattgagttttgaaagagcaaaaaaattgagtttaaataaatttgattctttggattaaatgatgttttgcgcaagatgttttgaagtataatgattgatgaagaggtaatgagataaGTTTGACgttttaaataaaagtccaaTAAGACAAGATGATGAGGtcaatatgagcacatattttgggagaagtattgagcaccgagttggataagagtttaattgactcaaatcccagaactacgtagccagcgtaggatggaggctatgctcttaagtcctaaaaaaaggactttgatgattggatcaaaaatggtgatgtcctttaccctggcaaggtattgaatggatgtggcaacgacatcgctttgttgtatcatcactagctcataagtgatggttgtcggttaaagaaactcccaactgagtaagcattgcttattattatttttaaacttgcattacatattgatgttgagatgatgttgagttctgagctgagtcttcctgagaggagttttttgatatctgtccttacttttctgtcattttacatactctacatttcatgtactgacgtcatttgacttgcatcgttttatgatgcagatacaggtgttagagatcctcaacaggcgcatcattgaaaatcattactttccagctgtttggtgagtctttcttgtattcggaggaattctttatcctttttattattgttgagtattatgtttcttttgaggtagccatggacatgtcattgtcaccgtctgatagtgttagaggcttcgtagactgagtttgatgatgtaattggagtagttctcctttgaaactacttcttctaaagattatttcttttctttgatgttgatgatggtgagcccacataagtattcttattttcacttaagtcttccgctaatgaacgaatgagtgatgagaccaagtggttctttTGGAGgctagagatggtttctgagtgccggtcacgcgtAGGATAACCTCTCGGGGCGTAAAAATAAGTCTATGATTTAGATTGGAATATTGGACGGTTTTGCCTAAGCCAACTCTACCAATAAGTTGCTGCTTCATTTTTGAATAAAGAAACACATAATAAAAGTTTAAATCTATTTGTCCTTGTTTTGGAGttttaattaaagaattaaTCTAACCAATCGTCCACTAAATTATTTAAGTTAAAGAAAATTCTATTGTCGAGTATTTAGGTAAAGATTCCTTTTAATTATGTGTAATTTATataaatctcatagtgttaagagttaattacattattttttatttttttaaaattacaaaaaatcattaaaatttatgaattttgaatatATCACTGGACTTCCAGATACATCAGCAGAcatcttgatatatatatatatgggaggGATGTATCCAAGAAGAGATAAAAATGTGTCATAGAGGGGATAGGACATCCGAATACATAGGTGAGGGAGGTATCTGAGAGGGGAGAGATGTTTCAGAGAGGAAAGAGATGTATCCGACAGGGGAATATGGATGTATCAGCGAGAGTGGAGTGATCTATTCGAGagaaaatttttgaattttttttaaatgatagagaattttagaaattatggtaaaataagatgtatatttaagtaatttttccttaattgTACAAATAAAACTTCAAGATCTTTGagtatatataaataaactAATTCATTTCATTGCAATTTTAAGggtaatgaaaaattatgctCCCTCAGtctaattttttatgttttacttggcacacttcttaacaaataataaataaaatgataattttatcatgtCACTCCTAttaattataagtaaaataaatagtatttaataataaagataaaatagataTAAAGTGATAAATTATCATTTGACACATAAGTGCAGGCCATAAAgcattaatttttttgaagatgTATCAATTCACCCATCTAAAATAGTGCAAACTAATTATGTAGACATGATTCTTCACATGTATTATAATCAACCACAAAATATAATATCTATAACTATGAAGCTTCCTTCCCCAATTCTACCTGTTATGGTATTAAATTATTTGTCACATCATTTCTTTTTTATAGCTCTATGTTATCGTCAATAACAACATTAGACTTGCAAtacaattattttctttatattaaaTAGGGAGATAATGATCAAAGTCATAGTTGTATTATCAtattttctctaagtttcacACTACACCTAATTGAGTAGATGGTGATAGTTTAAAttgaaaaatagaataattgaTAGTTAATCTAATCACCAACATGAGTTGTGGTGCAATGATGAGACTGTTTCACCCTTAACCAGAGGTCTTGGGTTTGAGCCTAGATATGAAGAAAATCATGTGGGAACATCACGTTCGAATGGGCCTTGCAGTACGCGATCTGAATTTAATCGAAGTTCAAATGAAGGCTTCGAACACCGACAGAGAAAAATGACTTTGAGAAGTGTATATATAGAGGGCGccattgaaattgaaagaatttGACAGGGAAAATGGGCATATAAAAATGGACCTCCACCAACAAAAGTGGTGCTTAAAGGTCTTCTTGACCCGAAATGTAAAAAGTCGTAACTAAACCAACTTTATGCCTCAAATGACCAAAACACCCTTAGAGCTTTCGAAAAATACACAAAAACTCtctccctaggcctaaaatcaccctctGAATCCAATGAAGTCGTCAAAATTCAATTTCGAGCATCcgatccccgaatgttaaccaCAGTCAATTCTATAGCCAAAAACTTGGCTTGTACTTTGTTTGGGCATGGCCTATGACTCAATAACACCAAAAATGGATGAATGTTACATGATCTCAATGCAATTTGTCTAAGTTTTGAACATTAGAGTTATATATGTTATCAAATATGTATGTTGATAAAAGATGGTAGGTATATTCGATGAATGAATTAAAGGCGCATATAAAATTGATTCGAACACACGAACGGAAGAGGTTCATCAGAACTCcctttaataaaaaaatcatgctGTATGCATATATGAGGTTAAGTTCACATGTCTAAGTTTTGAGGAGTGAAAATAATTATTCGATGATTA
The genomic region above belongs to Solanum dulcamara chromosome 5, daSolDulc1.2, whole genome shotgun sequence and contains:
- the LOC129890712 gene encoding pectin acetylesterase 8-like, whose product is MVTNFLFFFVSLLNFITTESLLVNITILQTAVAKGAVCLDGTPPAYHLDRGSDTGVNNWVISVEGGGWCQNVAQCLLRKNSKLGSSAKMEKQVLFSGMLSNDQKFNPEFYNWNRVFVRYCDGGSFTGDVEAIDPGTGLHYRGARIFKAIMEALLAQGMKKSQNAILSGCSAGGLTTILHCDNFRALLSKNIKVKCFSDAGYFVDIKDISGKAFIEKYFNDVLTLHGSAKNLPPSCTSKLKLGLCFFPQNVAQQIQTPLFIINSAYDDWQIRNILVPPGTDPKGVWKSCGANIKYCTQDQLKVLQGFRVNFLKALEGLGQSSTRGYYINSCFSHCQTQKQAYWFGPNSPRLFNKTIAEAVGDWFLDRNQFRQIDCPYPCDKTCV